One genomic region from Streptomyces sp. NBC_01431 encodes:
- a CDS encoding MFS transporter encodes MDTTTGPSAGRTQPAPPRAGRREWTALAVLMLPLLLVSMDVSVLYFAIPFISADLALSSTQQLWILDMYGFVLAGLLITMGALGDRIGRRTLVLAGAGVFGLASLAAAYADSAQLLIAVRALLGVGGAALMPSTLALIRNLFHDEKQRAQAVTAWTGVMTLGISFGPVVSGALLEHFWWGSVFLINLPAMVLLLILAPLLLPEVKQSAPGRFDGTSAVLSLTGLLPVVQGVKELARNGVQLLPLLSVGAGLVLLYVFVRRQSRIAHPLVDLELLRRRSFGGAVLANLFAIAATVGMAVFLTQYLQSVLGKSPFQAALWSLVPAAGAFVGAPAGAALARRLDRGSVMAGGFAVSACGFLALTQVRTDSALWFTLTACAVYTSGLVAAMALANELALGAAPPERAGSAAAVLESGQELGGALGMAVLGSVGAAVYRHGMANAPAAARETLGGALATAHGRDLTAAFGAFTRGLDWAALGAAVLMAAAAVLALTLLRARRSGPSAA; translated from the coding sequence ATGGACACCACCACCGGCCCCTCGGCAGGCCGCACGCAACCGGCGCCGCCGCGCGCCGGACGCCGGGAATGGACCGCTCTCGCCGTCCTCATGCTGCCCCTGCTGCTCGTCTCCATGGACGTCTCCGTCCTGTACTTCGCCATCCCGTTCATCAGCGCGGACCTGGCGCTCAGTTCCACTCAGCAGTTGTGGATCCTGGACATGTACGGCTTCGTGCTCGCCGGCCTCCTGATCACCATGGGCGCGCTCGGCGACCGGATCGGCCGCCGCACCCTCGTGCTCGCCGGAGCGGGCGTGTTCGGCCTGGCCTCGCTCGCCGCCGCCTATGCCGACTCGGCCCAACTCCTCATCGCCGTACGGGCATTGCTGGGCGTGGGCGGCGCCGCCCTGATGCCCTCCACGCTCGCCCTGATCCGCAACCTCTTCCACGACGAGAAGCAGCGCGCCCAGGCCGTCACCGCGTGGACCGGCGTCATGACCCTCGGCATCTCCTTCGGGCCGGTCGTCAGCGGCGCCCTGCTCGAACACTTCTGGTGGGGGTCGGTGTTCCTCATCAACCTGCCCGCCATGGTCCTCCTGCTGATCCTGGCGCCGCTACTGCTGCCCGAGGTGAAGCAGAGCGCACCCGGCCGCTTCGACGGGACGAGCGCCGTACTGTCGCTGACCGGACTGCTCCCGGTGGTCCAGGGCGTCAAGGAACTCGCCCGCAACGGCGTCCAGTTGCTGCCCCTGCTGTCCGTCGGGGCCGGACTCGTCCTGCTGTACGTCTTCGTCCGGCGCCAGTCCCGGATCGCCCACCCCCTGGTCGACCTGGAGCTGCTGCGGCGGCGCAGCTTCGGCGGCGCGGTGCTCGCCAACCTCTTCGCCATCGCGGCGACCGTGGGCATGGCGGTGTTCCTCACCCAGTACCTCCAGTCCGTGCTCGGCAAGAGTCCGTTCCAGGCGGCGCTGTGGAGCCTGGTGCCCGCCGCGGGCGCCTTCGTGGGCGCTCCGGCCGGTGCCGCGCTCGCCCGGCGCCTGGACCGCGGGAGCGTCATGGCCGGCGGCTTCGCCGTCTCCGCCTGCGGCTTCCTCGCACTGACCCAGGTCCGCACGGACTCGGCCCTCTGGTTCACCCTCACCGCCTGCGCGGTGTACACCTCGGGCCTGGTCGCGGCGATGGCCCTCGCCAACGAACTCGCCCTCGGCGCGGCCCCGCCCGAGCGGGCCGGATCGGCCGCCGCCGTCCTGGAGTCCGGGCAGGAGCTCGGCGGCGCCCTCGGCATGGCGGTCCTCGGTTCGGTGGGCGCCGCCGTCTACCGCCACGGCATGGCCAACGCCCCGGCCGCCGCCCGCGAAACCCTGGGCGGAGCGCTGGCCACCGCCCACGGCCGCGACCTGACGGCGGCCTTCGGCGCCTTCACCCGCGGCCTCGACTGGGCCGCCCTGGGCGCGGCCGTCCTGATGGCGGCGGCGGCGGTCCTCGCGCTCACGCTGCTGAGGGCGCGGCGAAGCGGTCCCTCGGCGGCGTGA
- a CDS encoding TetR/AcrR family transcriptional regulator C-terminal domain-containing protein, with product MTAEPPYLAIAAGIRHRIASGELAPGDRVPSTRAIVRESGVAMATATKALAALAREGLVRAVPGVGTVVADAAPAHPGGGAAPLTRDGVVAAAVRIADGEGLAGLSMRRVAAELGTSTMALYRHVPSKQELVRLMTDVGFGELPLGRPSGDWRAQLAHAARQLWVSYRRHPWMARAMASFIRPEPMPEAMKYTEWVLRALREANLGARQVMHAHLLLIAYVQGLGMAMELEALALQDTGVSNHEWMDRNERRFAAIVASGGYPVLASVFEHEPFELDLDSLFDFGLDRLLDGIAVIIAETSA from the coding sequence GTGACCGCCGAGCCGCCCTACCTCGCCATCGCCGCCGGCATCCGGCACCGGATCGCCTCCGGAGAGCTCGCGCCCGGCGACCGGGTGCCCTCCACGCGGGCCATCGTGCGCGAGTCGGGGGTCGCGATGGCCACCGCGACCAAGGCGCTCGCCGCGCTCGCCCGGGAGGGACTGGTGCGAGCGGTGCCGGGGGTCGGCACGGTGGTCGCCGACGCGGCCCCCGCGCACCCCGGCGGCGGCGCGGCGCCACTGACCCGTGACGGCGTGGTGGCCGCCGCGGTGCGGATCGCGGACGGCGAGGGCCTGGCCGGGCTCTCGATGCGGCGGGTCGCCGCCGAGCTCGGCACGTCCACGATGGCGCTGTACCGGCACGTGCCGAGCAAGCAGGAGCTCGTCCGGCTGATGACGGACGTGGGGTTCGGCGAGTTGCCGCTGGGGCGCCCGTCCGGCGACTGGCGGGCTCAACTCGCACATGCCGCACGGCAGTTGTGGGTGTCGTACCGCAGGCATCCGTGGATGGCGCGGGCGATGGCCTCGTTCATCCGGCCGGAGCCCATGCCGGAGGCGATGAAGTACACCGAGTGGGTGCTGCGGGCCCTGCGCGAGGCGAACCTGGGTGCGCGCCAGGTCATGCACGCGCATCTGCTGCTGATCGCGTACGTCCAAGGCCTGGGCATGGCCATGGAGTTGGAGGCACTGGCCCTCCAGGACACCGGGGTCTCCAACCACGAGTGGATGGACCGGAACGAGCGTCGGTTTGCGGCCATCGTCGCGAGCGGTGGCTACCCCGTACTGGCCTCGGTATTCGAACATGAGCCGTTCGAGCTCGACTTGGACTCGCTGTTTGATTTCGGGCTCGACCGTCTCCTTGACGGCATTGCAGTAATCATCGCCGAAACGTCCGCTTAA
- a CDS encoding M4 family metallopeptidase, with protein MRSTHRRRATATGALLAAAAMLSVGVQAGNASARPDDSAATAALKAQAVRNPGALPAGLSPSQRAELIRKATATTAATAQQLGLTAQEKLVVHDVSKDQDGTTHTRYERTYQGLPVLGGDLMVDQSPTGATKNVAKANSAALKGISTTAPADAPATATNQALKAAKAAGSKADKADSARKVIWMVKGAPTLAYETIVGGLQDDGTPNQLHVITDAKTGATLHQWQGIETGVGNTHYSGQVTLGTSQSGSSYTLNDTGRGGHKTYNLNHGTSGTGSLFTQSTDTWGDGTNSNAATAGADAAYGAGVTWDFYKNVFGRSGIRGDGVAAYSRVHYGSSYVNAFWDDSCFCMTYGDGSGDNDPLTSLDVAGHEMSHGVTAATAGLNYADESGGLNEATSDIMGTSVEFYANNPSDPGDYLIGEKININGDGTPLRYMDKPSKDGGSADSWYSGVGNLDVHYSSGPANHWFYLASEGSGAKVINGVSYDSPTSDGLPVTGIGRDKAQLIWYKALTTKFNSSTDYAGARAGTIAAATELYGANSAEVTNVTNAWAAINVGARAGGGDPGGKVFESTTRVAVPDYPGAAVTDPVTVSGITGNAPSALKVGVKITHTYIGDLQIDLVAPNGTSFRLQNSSSDSTANMDKTFTVNASSVAANGTWKLKVQDKARQDVGTVTDFKLTF; from the coding sequence GTGAGATCCACGCACCGTCGTCGTGCCACCGCTACCGGCGCCCTGCTCGCCGCAGCCGCAATGCTCAGTGTCGGCGTCCAGGCCGGTAACGCCAGCGCACGCCCCGACGACTCCGCGGCCACCGCGGCCCTCAAGGCCCAGGCGGTTCGCAACCCGGGCGCCCTGCCCGCCGGCCTCTCCCCGTCCCAGCGTGCCGAGCTCATACGCAAGGCGACCGCCACCACCGCGGCCACCGCCCAGCAGCTCGGCCTCACGGCGCAGGAGAAGCTCGTCGTCCACGATGTGTCCAAGGACCAGGACGGCACCACGCACACCCGCTACGAGCGCACCTACCAGGGCCTGCCGGTCCTCGGCGGCGACCTGATGGTCGACCAGAGCCCGACCGGCGCGACCAAGAACGTCGCCAAGGCGAACAGCGCGGCGCTGAAGGGCATATCCACCACCGCCCCCGCCGACGCCCCGGCCACCGCCACCAACCAGGCCCTCAAGGCTGCCAAGGCCGCCGGTTCCAAGGCCGACAAGGCCGACAGCGCCCGCAAGGTCATCTGGATGGTGAAGGGCGCGCCGACCCTCGCGTACGAGACGATCGTGGGCGGGCTCCAGGACGACGGCACCCCGAACCAGCTGCACGTCATCACGGACGCCAAGACGGGCGCCACGCTGCACCAGTGGCAGGGCATCGAGACCGGTGTCGGCAACACCCACTACAGCGGCCAGGTCACCCTCGGCACCTCGCAGTCCGGTTCGAGCTACACGCTGAACGACACCGGCCGCGGCGGGCACAAGACGTACAACCTCAACCACGGTACGTCCGGCACGGGTTCGCTGTTCACCCAGTCCACCGACACCTGGGGTGACGGCACCAACTCCAACGCCGCGACCGCGGGCGCCGACGCCGCCTACGGCGCCGGGGTCACCTGGGACTTCTACAAGAACGTCTTCGGCCGCAGCGGCATCCGGGGCGACGGCGTCGCCGCGTACTCCCGCGTCCACTACGGCAGTTCCTACGTGAACGCGTTCTGGGACGACAGCTGCTTCTGCATGACGTACGGCGACGGGTCCGGCGACAACGACCCGCTGACCTCGCTCGACGTGGCCGGCCACGAGATGTCGCACGGCGTCACGGCGGCCACCGCGGGCCTCAACTACGCGGACGAGTCCGGCGGTCTGAACGAGGCGACCTCCGACATCATGGGCACCTCGGTGGAGTTCTACGCGAACAACCCCTCCGACCCGGGTGACTACCTCATCGGCGAGAAGATCAACATCAACGGTGACGGCACCCCGCTGCGCTACATGGACAAGCCGAGCAAGGACGGCGGCTCCGCGGACAGCTGGTACTCCGGCGTCGGCAACCTCGACGTCCACTACTCCTCGGGCCCGGCGAACCACTGGTTCTACCTGGCCTCCGAGGGCAGCGGCGCCAAGGTCATCAACGGCGTGAGCTACGACTCGCCGACCTCCGACGGTCTGCCGGTCACCGGCATCGGCCGCGACAAGGCCCAGCTCATCTGGTACAAGGCGCTCACCACCAAGTTCAACTCCTCCACGGACTACGCGGGCGCCCGCGCCGGCACCATCGCCGCGGCGACCGAGCTGTACGGCGCGAACAGCGCCGAGGTCACCAACGTCACCAACGCCTGGGCGGCCATCAACGTCGGCGCCCGCGCCGGCGGCGGCGACCCCGGCGGCAAGGTCTTCGAGAGCACCACTCGGGTGGCCGTCCCGGACTACCCGGGTGCCGCCGTCACCGACCCGGTCACCGTCTCCGGGATCACCGGCAACGCGCCGAGCGCCCTCAAGGTCGGGGTGAAGATCACCCACACCTACATCGGTGACCTCCAGATCGACCTGGTGGCCCCGAACGGCACGTCGTTCCGCCTGCAGAACTCGTCCTCGGACTCGACGGCGAACATGGACAAGACGTTCACCGTCAACGCCTCCAGCGTCGCTGCCAACGGCACCTGGAAGCTGAAGGTCCAGGACAAGGCCCGTCAGGACGTCGGTACCGTCACCGACTTCAAGCTCACTTTCTGA
- the glgP gene encoding alpha-glucan family phosphorylase — protein sequence MKAIRRFTVRPVLPDALRPLSDLARNLRWSWHTETRELFQTVDPEGWRAAGEDPVRLLGAVSADRLDSLAQDRRFLRRLTAVADDLDDYLRGRRWYQQQPGELPAAVGYFSPEFGITAALPQYSGGLGILAGDHLKSASDLGVPLIGVGLLYRHGYFRQSLSREGWQQEHYPVLDPNELPVSLLREENGTPARVCLALPGGRCLHATIWQARVGRVPLLLLDSDVEENGPGERDVTDRLYGGGSEHRLLQEMLLGIGGVRAVRTYCRLTGHPAPEVFHTNEGHAGFLGLERIRELAGEGLEFDAALEAVRAGTVFTTHTPVPAGIDRFDRELIARHLGDDGELPGVDVGKILQLGMETYPGGEPNLFNMAVMGLRLAQRANGVSTLHGAVSRQMFAGLWPGFDADEVPITSVTNGVHAPTWVAPEVFRLGARQIGVGRTEDALTVGGSERWDAVAEIADAEIWELRRALREQLVTEVRDRLRTSWRQRGAGTAELGWIDGVLNPDVLTIGFARRVPSYKRLTLMLRDRDRLMELLLHPTRPVQIVVAGKAHPADDGGKRLVQELVKFADDPRVRHRIVFLPDYGMAMAQKLYPGCDVWLNNPLRPLEACGTSGMKAALNGCLNLSVLDGWWDEWFEPDFGWAIPTADGAATDEDRRDELEANALYDLIEDQVAPRFYDRGPGGLPDRWIEMVRRTLATLGPKVLAGRMVREYVTRLYTPAAAAHRALDPDTARELAQWKARVRAAWPRVAVDHVEALAPGAAAPGGTAELGSTLTLRVRVGLGDLTPEDVEVQAVAGRVDAADSIADAAVFPLKPAGGPGLEGRWTYEGPLALDRTGPFGYTVRVLPAHRRLAAHTELGLVAGPTRATGEGAGVLLR from the coding sequence GTGAAGGCAATCCGTCGATTCACCGTGCGTCCCGTCCTGCCCGACGCCCTCCGGCCGCTCAGCGATCTCGCGCGCAACCTGCGCTGGTCCTGGCACACCGAGACCAGAGAACTCTTCCAGACCGTCGATCCCGAGGGCTGGCGGGCGGCGGGTGAGGATCCCGTGCGGCTCCTCGGCGCCGTCAGCGCCGACCGGCTCGACTCGCTCGCCCAGGACCGCCGCTTTTTGCGCAGACTCACCGCCGTCGCCGACGACCTCGACGACTACCTGCGCGGCCGCCGCTGGTACCAGCAGCAGCCCGGCGAGCTCCCGGCCGCCGTCGGCTACTTCTCACCCGAGTTCGGCATCACCGCCGCCCTGCCGCAGTACTCCGGCGGCCTCGGCATCCTCGCCGGCGACCATCTGAAATCCGCCAGCGACCTCGGCGTACCGCTCATCGGGGTCGGCCTCCTGTACCGGCACGGCTACTTCCGCCAGTCCCTGTCGCGCGAGGGCTGGCAGCAGGAGCACTACCCGGTGCTCGACCCCAACGAGCTGCCGGTCTCCCTGCTGCGCGAGGAGAACGGCACCCCAGCCCGGGTCTGCCTCGCGCTGCCCGGCGGGCGCTGTCTGCACGCCACGATCTGGCAGGCCCGGGTCGGCCGGGTGCCGCTGCTCCTGCTCGACTCCGACGTCGAGGAGAACGGGCCCGGCGAACGCGATGTGACCGACCGGCTGTACGGCGGCGGCAGCGAGCACCGGCTGCTCCAGGAGATGCTGCTCGGCATCGGCGGAGTGCGCGCGGTGCGGACGTACTGCCGACTTACCGGACACCCGGCGCCCGAGGTGTTCCACACCAACGAGGGCCACGCCGGGTTCCTCGGGCTTGAGCGCATCCGCGAACTGGCCGGTGAGGGGCTTGAGTTCGACGCCGCCCTTGAGGCGGTGCGGGCCGGGACGGTGTTCACCACGCACACTCCGGTACCGGCCGGCATCGACCGCTTCGACCGCGAGCTCATCGCCCGCCACCTCGGCGACGACGGCGAGCTGCCCGGGGTGGACGTGGGGAAGATCCTCCAGCTCGGCATGGAGACGTACCCCGGTGGCGAGCCCAACCTCTTCAACATGGCCGTGATGGGGCTGCGGCTCGCCCAGCGCGCCAACGGGGTCTCCACCCTGCACGGCGCGGTCAGCCGGCAGATGTTCGCGGGCCTGTGGCCCGGCTTCGACGCGGACGAGGTGCCGATCACCTCCGTCACCAACGGCGTGCACGCCCCGACCTGGGTCGCGCCCGAGGTCTTCCGGCTCGGCGCCCGCCAGATCGGCGTGGGCCGCACCGAGGACGCGCTCACCGTGGGCGGCTCGGAGCGCTGGGACGCGGTCGCCGAGATCGCGGACGCGGAGATCTGGGAGCTGCGCAGGGCGCTGCGCGAACAGCTCGTCACCGAGGTGCGGGACCGGCTGCGGACCTCGTGGCGCCAGCGCGGCGCGGGAACGGCCGAACTCGGCTGGATCGACGGGGTGTTGAACCCCGACGTGCTCACCATCGGCTTCGCCCGCCGGGTCCCCTCGTACAAGCGGCTCACGCTGATGCTGCGCGACCGGGACCGGCTGATGGAGCTGCTGCTGCATCCGACGCGGCCGGTGCAGATCGTCGTCGCGGGCAAGGCGCACCCCGCCGACGACGGCGGCAAGCGGCTGGTCCAGGAGCTGGTGAAGTTCGCCGACGACCCGAGGGTGCGCCACCGGATCGTGTTCCTGCCCGACTACGGCATGGCGATGGCGCAGAAGCTGTACCCGGGCTGCGACGTGTGGCTCAACAACCCGCTGCGCCCCCTTGAGGCCTGCGGGACCAGCGGCATGAAGGCGGCCCTGAACGGCTGCCTCAACCTGTCCGTGCTGGACGGCTGGTGGGACGAGTGGTTCGAGCCGGACTTCGGCTGGGCCATCCCGACCGCGGACGGCGCGGCGACCGACGAGGACCGGCGCGACGAGCTGGAGGCGAACGCGCTGTACGACCTCATCGAGGACCAGGTCGCCCCGCGCTTCTACGACCGGGGCCCCGGCGGGCTGCCCGACCGCTGGATCGAAATGGTCCGCCGGACCCTGGCGACCCTGGGCCCGAAGGTGCTCGCGGGGCGGATGGTGCGGGAGTACGTCACCCGTCTCTACACCCCGGCCGCCGCCGCCCATCGTGCCCTGGATCCCGACACCGCACGGGAGTTGGCGCAGTGGAAGGCCCGGGTGCGGGCCGCCTGGCCGCGGGTGGCGGTCGATCACGTCGAGGCGCTCGCCCCGGGCGCCGCGGCCCCGGGCGGCACCGCGGAGCTGGGCTCCACGCTGACGCTGCGGGTACGGGTCGGGCTCGGTGACCTCACACCCGAGGACGTCGAAGTGCAGGCGGTGGCCGGCCGGGTGGACGCCGCCGACTCCATCGCCGACGCGGCCGTCTTCCCGCTGAAACCGGCGGGCGGCCCCGGACTGGAGGGCCGCTGGACCTACGAGGGGCCCCTCGCGCTCGACCGCACGGGCCCGTTCGGCTACACCGTCCGGGTCCTGCCGGCCCATCGCCGGCTGGCCGCCCACACGGAGCTGGGCCTGGTGGCGGGCCCGACCCGGGCGACGGGGGAGGGCGCGGGCGTACTGCTGCGCTGA